A genomic segment from Fusarium keratoplasticum isolate Fu6.1 chromosome 10, whole genome shotgun sequence encodes:
- a CDS encoding Zn(2)-C6 fungal-type domain-containing protein — MAGPGGGPPRRSHTKSRKGCDTCKRRHIRCDENFPQCRNCTKHKIRCPYNDVQVPDAERSTTPDKPDLMWTPQIEAAIAEWQRTGIFPLPSLGLYPAPMPHLYSLEDLRLIYHVATLYYQLATIDANNFTLWTRHIPTLLRIGATTPYVMHALLAFSAMHIAFLTDCPLVGSLAYEHRGIALKGLQEAIGSFSRETSDAILAASLVLSWQATDWRSWTQLMQGTSSVIDAMDAWKHESQFGDFIAESSTFPTAPPSPGQDHRPSQPRPEDLEAFQRTLEQVQKVEAHLKHHKEDTTQIQHLIGFLRGSRKISPTLSIAQQFERLRPLRTWLFWMPVNYLQNYHGSPNSLVVIAHLYTVALLMERLFPEIGAAYFGSLSISPVEEIARRLMSINVSGARGELQTPLTLMEFPIDTISEFRSRMGWLHPERTPSFPQFNPPNFTVHEEMPSNESYLYGNPAFSYSTEEMPMLNASGPPPSSVSPLVLSSPYPAQQYLNVPSPAYTGAYSPASSTFEGSVAYSDTEEYSTWDMNALQGGPPTMHDSPHNYGVGMNTTTPTYPPPEDPSPYMASLTSAPSPYLSSEQFGMLPLPESPVTSSTPLPRHRHTSSMSSAPHPPSPLVQAPLMHSYEDNTRRRAT; from the exons ATGGCTGGTCCCGGTGGtggtcctcctcgccgcagCCACACCAAGTCCCGCAAGGGCTGTGACACCTG CAAACGCCGACACATCCGCTGTGACGAGAACTTCCCTCAATG TCGCAACTGCACCAAGCACAAGATCCGATGCCCGTACAACGATGTGCAGGTTCCCGATGCTGAGCGATCTACCACTCCCGACAAGCCCGACCTCATGTGGACGCCCCAGATCGAagccgccatcgccgagtgGCAGAGGACGGGAATCTTCCCGCTCCCGAGCCTTGGTCTGTATCCGGCTCCCATGCCCCATCTCTATTCGCTCGAAGACCTCCGATTGATTTACCACGTCGCCACCTTGTACTACCAGCTGGCCACCATCGATGCGAATAACTTCACCCTCTGGACTCGCCACATCCCAAC TCTCCTCCGAATCGGCGCCACAACCCCCTACGTGATGCATGCCCTGCTCGCCTTTTCCGCCATGCATATTGCTTTCCTCACCGACTGCCCTCTAGTCGGCAGCCTGGCGTATGAACATCGAGGCATTGCTCTCAAGGGTCTGCAGGAGGCCATTGGCTCCTTTTCTCGAGAGACGTCCGACGCCATCCTGGCTGCGTCTCTGGTGCTCTCCTGGCAAGCCACCGACTG GCGCAGCTGGACACAGCTGATGCAGGGCACCTCCTCG GTGATCGACGCAATGGACGCTTGGAAGCACGAATCCCAGTTTGGAGACTTCATCGCCGAGAGCAGCACCTTTCCCACGGCTCCGCCTTCCCCTGGACAGGACCACCGTCCCAGCCAGCCGCGACCCGAGGATCTTGAGGCTTTCCAGCGCACGCTCGAGCAGGTTCAGAAGGTGGAGGCTCATCTCAAGCACCACAAGGAGGACACCACTCAGATCCAGCATCTCATTGGCTTTCTCCGCGGTTCTCGCAAGATCAGCCCCACGCTCTCGATTGCTCAGCAGTTTGAGAGGCTCCGGCCGCTGCGGACCTGGCTCTTCTGGATGCCCGTGAACTACCTGCAGAACTACCATGGCTCTCCCAACTCGCTGGTCGTCATTGCTCATCTGTACACTGTGGCCCTCCTCATGGAGCGACTCTTCCCTGAGATTGGTGCTGCCTACTTTGGCAGTCTGTCCATCTCTCCCGTTGAGGAAATTGCTCGGCGTCTCATGTCCATCAATGTCTCTGGTGCCAGGGGCGAGCTCCAGACGCCTCTCACGCTCATGGAGTTCCCCATTGACACTATCAGTGAGTTCCGATCGCGAATGGGCTGGCTGCACCCGGAGAGGACTCCGTCGTTCCCGCAGTTCAACCCTCCCAACTTCACTGTTCACGAGGAGATGCCGAGCAACGAGTCGTACCTGTATGGGAACCCTGCCTTCAGCTACAGCACTGAGGAGATGCCGATGCTCAATGCGTCTGGACCACCACCTTCGTCGGTGAGCCCTCTGGTTCTCTCGTCGCCGTACCCAGCGCAGCAGTACCTCAATGTTCCGTCTCCGGCGTACACGGGAGCCTACAGTCCAGCTTCGTCCACCTTTGAGGGTTCCGTTGCGTACAGCGATACCGAGGAATACAGCACCTGGGACATGAACGCCCTGCAAGGCGGGCCTCCCACGATGCACGATTCTCCTCACAACTATGGCGTCGG GATGAACACCACCACACCAACATACCCGCCTCCAGAGGACCCATCTCCCTACATGGCCTCGCTGACGAGCGCTCCGTCTCCGTACCTCAGCTCGGAGCAGTTCGGCATGCTTCCACTCCCCGAGTCTCCTGTCACCTCGAGCACGCCGCTCCCCCGACACCGCCATACCTCATCGATGTCTTCGGCTCCGCACCCGCCGTCGCCCCTTGTGCAGGCCCCCCTGATGCACAGCTACGAAGACAACACCCGACGCCGAGCGACTTGA
- a CDS encoding Protein SSH4, translating into MGLSSSPSSAFTGVVIGLVSSFGSIVLIALVIFIFWVSGCASTGRIILDRLGRPGEYDDEQAFARDEAEALEVMDDMARQEYLRAKAWVTANTPESAQTDISLSQYLAIQEKGVSAWEFEPELEIANCFVEARTEIEFFDSECTVMSNLPVPKQNDVYYWEAKIYEKPETTLLSIGMATKPYPLFRLPGYHKYSVGYQSTGTRRYNQPFGATPYGPQLVQGDVVGVGYRPRTGAIFFTRNGKKLEEVVHGLKSQNFFPAIGANGPAMIHVNFGQAGFVFIEANVKKWGLAPATGSLAPPPPYGSEQGSILLETGTDSGATYPQGRQHSHSVTACSYNARPPTSNLNPQHGRTRSGNFRVLPPTSPGPGRSSTDISLAHFVPNEENGEGSNAGPQHETHDHNPLHLHLEDATNPPPEYQSPDHSGSEDGRRYSTDSEENTPLIRVMNRSRGNSAATVIPPRQHANDRNPPVPSYSDAVRQGAGRDRSDSARLPQRDRPSSNRPRSSTSA; encoded by the exons ATGGGGTTATCTTCCTCCCCCTCGTCAGCCTTTACAGGCGTCGTCATCGGCCTCGTATCCTCATTTGGCTCCATCGTCCTTATcgccctcgtcatcttcataTTCTGGGTTTCGGGCTGCGCAAGCACCGGTCGTATCATACTCGATCGCCTCGGTCGACCCGGCGAgtatgatgatgagcaaGCATTCGCGCGtgacgaggctgaggccctcgaggtcATGGATGACATGGCCCGCCAGGAATATCTACGAGCAAAGG CCTGGGTCACTGCCAACACTCCAGAGTCTGCGCAGACAGACATCTCGTTATCGCAATATCTCGCCATCCAGGAAAAGGGCGTCTCCGCCTGGGAGTTTGAACCCGAGCTCGAGATCGCCAACTGCTTTGTCGAGGCCCGCACCGAGATTGAGTTTTTTGATTCGGAATGCACCGTCATGAGCAATCTCCCCGTTCCCAAGCAAAACGACGTCTACTACTGGGAGGCCAAGATATacgagaagcccgagaccACCCTCCTCAGCATCGGCATGGCCACCAAGCCTTATCCTCTCTTCCGGTTACCTG GATACCACAAGTACTCGGTTGGGTACCAGTCTACCGGAACCCGTCGCTACAACCAGCCCTTTGGCGCAACTCCCTACGGCCCCCAGCTGGTGCAGGGCGACGTCGTCGGTGTCGGCTACCGTCCTCGAACAGGTGCTATTTTCTTCACTCGCAacggcaagaagctcgaggaggtggtTCATGGTCTCAAGTCGCAGAACTTCTTTCCCGCTATTGGCGCCAACGGTCCTGCTATGATTCACGTCAACTTTGGTCAAGCCGGTTTCGTCTTTATCGAGGCCAATGTCAAGAAATGGGGTCTGGCTCCCGCAACTGGTAGCCtcgcgccgccgccgccgtacGGATCTGAGCAGGGTAGTATTCTGTTGGAAACGGGCACCGACAGCGGCGCCACATatcctcaaggtcgacaacATAGTCACTCGGTCACAGCATGCTCCTATAATGCACGCCCTCCGACCAGCAACCTGAACCCCCAGCACGGGAGAACACGAAGTGGCAACTTCCGCGTTCTGCCCCCGACGAGCCCCGGACCAGGCAGGAGTTCAACCGATATCTCACTGGCGCACTTTGTACCCAACGAAGAGAACGGCGAAGGCAGCAACGCCGGACCTCAGCACGAGACCCACGATCACAACCCCCTACACCTACATCTTGAAGACGCAACGAACCCCCCACCCGAATATCAGAGCCCCGACCATTCCGGCAGTGAAGATGGTCGCCGATACAGCACAGACAGCGAGGAGAACACTCCTTTGATCCGAGTTATGAACCGAAGCAGGGGCAACTCTGCTGCCACTGTGATTCCCCCACGGCAACATGCTAATGACCGAAATCCGCCGGTTCCGAGCTACAGCGATGCCGTACGACAAGGTGCTGGCCGTGACAGAAGCGATAGCGCGCGGTTACCCCAGCGAGATCGACCGTCATCCAACAGGCCTCGAAGCAGTACGTCTGCTTGA